A part of Amphiprion ocellaris isolate individual 3 ecotype Okinawa chromosome 16, ASM2253959v1, whole genome shotgun sequence genomic DNA contains:
- the mapk8a gene encoding mitogen-activated protein kinase 8 isoform X2 has translation MIITLRALFEQGRTFLDAQKAVIEEFTMNKNKREREFYSLDVGDSTFTVLKRYQNLRPIGSGAQGIVCSAYDQILERNVAIKKLSRPFQNQTHAKRAYRELVLMKCVNHKNIIGLLNVFTPQKSLEEFQDVYLVMELMDANLCQVIQMELDHERLSYLLYQMLCGIKHLHAAGIIHRDLKPSNIVVKSDCTLKILDFGLARTAATGLLMTPYVVTRYYRAPEVILGMGYQANVDVWSVGCIVAEMIRGSVLFPGTDHIDQWNKVIEQLGTPSQDFLMKLNQSVRTYVENRPRYAGYSFEKLFPDVLFPADSDHNKLKASQARDLLSKMLVIDASKRISVDEALQHPYINVWYDPAEVEAPPPKIPDKQLDEREHTVEEWKELIYKEVSEWEEWTRNGVIRGQPPPLGAAVIDSPPQPTSSSSSANDVSSMSTEPTDPSSDPTMTSETDSSLDSHTSLGALACCR, from the exons ATGATCATCACACTGCGGGCTCTCTTCGAACAAGGG aggacatttttggATGCACAGAAGGCAGTAATTGAAGAATTCAccatgaacaaaaacaagagagaaaggGAGTTCTACAGCCTCGATGTTGGGGATTCAACGTTCACAGTACTGAAGCGATACCAGAATCTAAGACCTATCGGCTCGGGAGCACAGGGAATCGTCTG CTCTGCCTATGACCAAATCCTTGAACGAAATGTTGCCATTAAGAAGCTGAGTCGGCCGTTTCAAAATCAAACCCATGCCAAGAGGGCGTACAGAGAGCTAGTCCTAATGAAATGTGTCAATCACAAAAAT ATCATTGGCctattaaatgtatttacacCACAGAAATCATTAGAAGAGTTCCAAGATGT ATACTTGGTGATGGAGTTGATGGATGCCAACCTGTGCCAAGTCATTCAGATGGAGCTGGATCATGAGAGGCTGTCTTATCTGCTCTATCAGATGCTGTGTGGTATCAAACACCTCCATGCTGCCGGCATCATTCACAGG GACCTCAAGCCCAGTAATATAGTTGTGAAGTCGGATTGTACCCTGAAGATTCTGGACTTCGGCTTGGCTCGGACGGCCGCCACAGGCCTCCTGATGACACCATATGTGGTTACACGCTACTACAGAGCACCAGAGGTTATCCTGGGTATGGGCTACCAAGCCAATG TGGATGTATGGTCAGTGGGCTGCATTGTGGCCGAGATGATCAGGGGAAGTGTGTTGTTCCCTGGCACTGATC ACATCGACCAGTGGAACAAGGTAATTGAGCAACTAGGCACTCCATCTCAGGACTTTCTAATGAAGCTGAACCAGTCGGTAAGAACGTACGTAGAAAACAGGCCACGCTATGCTGGATACAGCTTCGAGAAACTCTTCCCAGATGTGCTCTTTCCTGCCGACTCTGATCACAACAAACTGAAAG CGAGCCAAGCTAGAGATCTCTTATCCAAGATGTTAGTGATTGACGCTTCCAAGCGCATCTCAGTAGACGAGGCCCTTCAGCACCCCTATATTAACGTTTGGTACGATCCAGCTGAAGTGGAAGCG CCTCCTCCAAAGATCCCAGACAAACAGCTGGATGAAAGGGAGCACACCGTGGAGGAGTGGAAAG AGCTTATTTATAAGGAAGTGAGCGAATGGGAGGAATGGACGAGGAATGGCGTGATAAGAGGGCAGCCACCTCCCTTAG GTGCAGCAGTGATCGACAGCCCTCCTCAGCCCACGTCCTCCTCGTCTTCGGCCAACGACGTCTCATCCATGTCCACAGAGCCCACTGACCCGAGCAGTGACCCCACCATGACCTCTGAAACTGACAGCAGCTTGGACAGTCACACCTCTCTGGGTGCACTGGCCTGCTGCAGATAA
- the mapk8a gene encoding mitogen-activated protein kinase 8 isoform X3, translated as MTERTFLDAQKAVIEEFTMNKNKREREFYSLDVGDSTFTVLKRYQNLRPIGSGAQGIVCSAYDQILERNVAIKKLSRPFQNQTHAKRAYRELVLMKCVNHKNIIGLLNVFTPQKSLEEFQDVYLVMELMDANLCQVIQMELDHERLSYLLYQMLCGIKHLHAAGIIHRDLKPSNIVVKSDCTLKILDFGLARTAATGLLMTPYVVTRYYRAPEVILGMGYQANVDIWSVGCILAEMVRHKILFPGRDYIDQWNKVIEQLGTPSQDFLMKLNQSVRTYVENRPRYAGYSFEKLFPDVLFPADSDHNKLKASQARDLLSKMLVIDASKRISVDEALQHPYINVWYDPAEVEAPPPKIPDKQLDEREHTVEEWKELIYKEVSEWEEWTRNGVIRGQPPPLGAAVIDSPPQPTSSSSSANDVSSMSTEPTDPSSDPTMTSETDSSLDSHTSLGALACCR; from the exons ATGACGGAG aggacatttttggATGCACAGAAGGCAGTAATTGAAGAATTCAccatgaacaaaaacaagagagaaaggGAGTTCTACAGCCTCGATGTTGGGGATTCAACGTTCACAGTACTGAAGCGATACCAGAATCTAAGACCTATCGGCTCGGGAGCACAGGGAATCGTCTG CTCTGCCTATGACCAAATCCTTGAACGAAATGTTGCCATTAAGAAGCTGAGTCGGCCGTTTCAAAATCAAACCCATGCCAAGAGGGCGTACAGAGAGCTAGTCCTAATGAAATGTGTCAATCACAAAAAT ATCATTGGCctattaaatgtatttacacCACAGAAATCATTAGAAGAGTTCCAAGATGT ATACTTGGTGATGGAGTTGATGGATGCCAACCTGTGCCAAGTCATTCAGATGGAGCTGGATCATGAGAGGCTGTCTTATCTGCTCTATCAGATGCTGTGTGGTATCAAACACCTCCATGCTGCCGGCATCATTCACAGG GACCTCAAGCCCAGTAATATAGTTGTGAAGTCGGATTGTACCCTGAAGATTCTGGACTTCGGCTTGGCTCGGACGGCCGCCACAGGCCTCCTGATGACACCATATGTGGTTACACGCTACTACAGAGCACCAGAGGTTATCCTGGGTATGGGCTACCAAGCCAATG TGGACATATGGTCTGTGGGCTGCATACTGGCGGAAATGGTTCGCCATAAAATCCTCTTCCCAGGAAGGGACT ACATCGACCAGTGGAACAAGGTAATTGAGCAACTAGGCACTCCATCTCAGGACTTTCTAATGAAGCTGAACCAGTCGGTAAGAACGTACGTAGAAAACAGGCCACGCTATGCTGGATACAGCTTCGAGAAACTCTTCCCAGATGTGCTCTTTCCTGCCGACTCTGATCACAACAAACTGAAAG CGAGCCAAGCTAGAGATCTCTTATCCAAGATGTTAGTGATTGACGCTTCCAAGCGCATCTCAGTAGACGAGGCCCTTCAGCACCCCTATATTAACGTTTGGTACGATCCAGCTGAAGTGGAAGCG CCTCCTCCAAAGATCCCAGACAAACAGCTGGATGAAAGGGAGCACACCGTGGAGGAGTGGAAAG AGCTTATTTATAAGGAAGTGAGCGAATGGGAGGAATGGACGAGGAATGGCGTGATAAGAGGGCAGCCACCTCCCTTAG GTGCAGCAGTGATCGACAGCCCTCCTCAGCCCACGTCCTCCTCGTCTTCGGCCAACGACGTCTCATCCATGTCCACAGAGCCCACTGACCCGAGCAGTGACCCCACCATGACCTCTGAAACTGACAGCAGCTTGGACAGTCACACCTCTCTGGGTGCACTGGCCTGCTGCAGATAA
- the mapk8a gene encoding mitogen-activated protein kinase 8 isoform X4, which yields MIITLRALFEQGRTFLDAQKAVIEEFTMNKNKREREFYSLDVGDSTFTVLKRYQNLRPIGSGAQGIVCSAYDQILERNVAIKKLSRPFQNQTHAKRAYRELVLMKCVNHKNIIGLLNVFTPQKSLEEFQDVYLVMELMDANLCQVIQMELDHERLSYLLYQMLCGIKHLHAAGIIHRDLKPSNIVVKSDCTLKILDFGLARTAATGLLMTPYVVTRYYRAPEVILGMGYQANVDIWSVGCILAEMVRHKILFPGRDYIDQWNKVIEQLGTPSQDFLMKLNQSVRTYVENRPRYAGYSFEKLFPDVLFPADSDHNKLKASQARDLLSKMLVIDASKRISVDEALQHPYINVWYDPAEVEAPPPKIPDKQLDEREHTVEEWKELIYKEVSEWEEWTRNGVIRGQPPPLAQVQQ from the exons ATGATCATCACACTGCGGGCTCTCTTCGAACAAGGG aggacatttttggATGCACAGAAGGCAGTAATTGAAGAATTCAccatgaacaaaaacaagagagaaaggGAGTTCTACAGCCTCGATGTTGGGGATTCAACGTTCACAGTACTGAAGCGATACCAGAATCTAAGACCTATCGGCTCGGGAGCACAGGGAATCGTCTG CTCTGCCTATGACCAAATCCTTGAACGAAATGTTGCCATTAAGAAGCTGAGTCGGCCGTTTCAAAATCAAACCCATGCCAAGAGGGCGTACAGAGAGCTAGTCCTAATGAAATGTGTCAATCACAAAAAT ATCATTGGCctattaaatgtatttacacCACAGAAATCATTAGAAGAGTTCCAAGATGT ATACTTGGTGATGGAGTTGATGGATGCCAACCTGTGCCAAGTCATTCAGATGGAGCTGGATCATGAGAGGCTGTCTTATCTGCTCTATCAGATGCTGTGTGGTATCAAACACCTCCATGCTGCCGGCATCATTCACAGG GACCTCAAGCCCAGTAATATAGTTGTGAAGTCGGATTGTACCCTGAAGATTCTGGACTTCGGCTTGGCTCGGACGGCCGCCACAGGCCTCCTGATGACACCATATGTGGTTACACGCTACTACAGAGCACCAGAGGTTATCCTGGGTATGGGCTACCAAGCCAATG TGGACATATGGTCTGTGGGCTGCATACTGGCGGAAATGGTTCGCCATAAAATCCTCTTCCCAGGAAGGGACT ACATCGACCAGTGGAACAAGGTAATTGAGCAACTAGGCACTCCATCTCAGGACTTTCTAATGAAGCTGAACCAGTCGGTAAGAACGTACGTAGAAAACAGGCCACGCTATGCTGGATACAGCTTCGAGAAACTCTTCCCAGATGTGCTCTTTCCTGCCGACTCTGATCACAACAAACTGAAAG CGAGCCAAGCTAGAGATCTCTTATCCAAGATGTTAGTGATTGACGCTTCCAAGCGCATCTCAGTAGACGAGGCCCTTCAGCACCCCTATATTAACGTTTGGTACGATCCAGCTGAAGTGGAAGCG CCTCCTCCAAAGATCCCAGACAAACAGCTGGATGAAAGGGAGCACACCGTGGAGGAGTGGAAAG AGCTTATTTATAAGGAAGTGAGCGAATGGGAGGAATGGACGAGGAATGGCGTGATAAGAGGGCAGCCACCTCCCTTAG CACAGGTGCAGCAGTGA
- the mapk8a gene encoding mitogen-activated protein kinase 8 isoform X1, which translates to MIITLRALFEQGRTFLDAQKAVIEEFTMNKNKREREFYSLDVGDSTFTVLKRYQNLRPIGSGAQGIVCSAYDQILERNVAIKKLSRPFQNQTHAKRAYRELVLMKCVNHKNIIGLLNVFTPQKSLEEFQDVYLVMELMDANLCQVIQMELDHERLSYLLYQMLCGIKHLHAAGIIHRDLKPSNIVVKSDCTLKILDFGLARTAATGLLMTPYVVTRYYRAPEVILGMGYQANVDIWSVGCILAEMVRHKILFPGRDYIDQWNKVIEQLGTPSQDFLMKLNQSVRTYVENRPRYAGYSFEKLFPDVLFPADSDHNKLKASQARDLLSKMLVIDASKRISVDEALQHPYINVWYDPAEVEAPPPKIPDKQLDEREHTVEEWKELIYKEVSEWEEWTRNGVIRGQPPPLGAAVIDSPPQPTSSSSSANDVSSMSTEPTDPSSDPTMTSETDSSLDSHTSLGALACCR; encoded by the exons ATGATCATCACACTGCGGGCTCTCTTCGAACAAGGG aggacatttttggATGCACAGAAGGCAGTAATTGAAGAATTCAccatgaacaaaaacaagagagaaaggGAGTTCTACAGCCTCGATGTTGGGGATTCAACGTTCACAGTACTGAAGCGATACCAGAATCTAAGACCTATCGGCTCGGGAGCACAGGGAATCGTCTG CTCTGCCTATGACCAAATCCTTGAACGAAATGTTGCCATTAAGAAGCTGAGTCGGCCGTTTCAAAATCAAACCCATGCCAAGAGGGCGTACAGAGAGCTAGTCCTAATGAAATGTGTCAATCACAAAAAT ATCATTGGCctattaaatgtatttacacCACAGAAATCATTAGAAGAGTTCCAAGATGT ATACTTGGTGATGGAGTTGATGGATGCCAACCTGTGCCAAGTCATTCAGATGGAGCTGGATCATGAGAGGCTGTCTTATCTGCTCTATCAGATGCTGTGTGGTATCAAACACCTCCATGCTGCCGGCATCATTCACAGG GACCTCAAGCCCAGTAATATAGTTGTGAAGTCGGATTGTACCCTGAAGATTCTGGACTTCGGCTTGGCTCGGACGGCCGCCACAGGCCTCCTGATGACACCATATGTGGTTACACGCTACTACAGAGCACCAGAGGTTATCCTGGGTATGGGCTACCAAGCCAATG TGGACATATGGTCTGTGGGCTGCATACTGGCGGAAATGGTTCGCCATAAAATCCTCTTCCCAGGAAGGGACT ACATCGACCAGTGGAACAAGGTAATTGAGCAACTAGGCACTCCATCTCAGGACTTTCTAATGAAGCTGAACCAGTCGGTAAGAACGTACGTAGAAAACAGGCCACGCTATGCTGGATACAGCTTCGAGAAACTCTTCCCAGATGTGCTCTTTCCTGCCGACTCTGATCACAACAAACTGAAAG CGAGCCAAGCTAGAGATCTCTTATCCAAGATGTTAGTGATTGACGCTTCCAAGCGCATCTCAGTAGACGAGGCCCTTCAGCACCCCTATATTAACGTTTGGTACGATCCAGCTGAAGTGGAAGCG CCTCCTCCAAAGATCCCAGACAAACAGCTGGATGAAAGGGAGCACACCGTGGAGGAGTGGAAAG AGCTTATTTATAAGGAAGTGAGCGAATGGGAGGAATGGACGAGGAATGGCGTGATAAGAGGGCAGCCACCTCCCTTAG GTGCAGCAGTGATCGACAGCCCTCCTCAGCCCACGTCCTCCTCGTCTTCGGCCAACGACGTCTCATCCATGTCCACAGAGCCCACTGACCCGAGCAGTGACCCCACCATGACCTCTGAAACTGACAGCAGCTTGGACAGTCACACCTCTCTGGGTGCACTGGCCTGCTGCAGATAA